From the Phycisphaeraceae bacterium genome, one window contains:
- a CDS encoding family 16 glycosylhydrolase, with amino-acid sequence MDRTIRTTACALLFSVATPALASPPSGYRLLYADEFNGSTLDTLKWDYNYPTHFPLSGQAHNHNAYMVPEHVSVSNGSVHLLATQGTPAEAPNRVQQGGVWRDLDFTSGAINTSETLLFQYGYIEARMKMSDAIGTWPAFWTLQTDGWPPEIDIMEYPISSEDETNRYYRTYHYGEDWRDHRSAGGYWHNHTQSLADDYHTYAVQWTPSQLKFYFDGVQIGGAINNNGGILNYLDGPNYLILNQAVGGWPVYPPSWPTQGATFSIDWVRVWQTAVDRDSQLAATDAHGHTSWGDEAMWSNGVPNQAQHGAHLRDLSQDHVTLDWSNVRTIGQLDLQADTSYTLGDGDESLILAMSTASQWASITAQPGNGTHVLNTRIEAWSNLVIRSTQSNPLTINGAITSLAQPTTGGQLEFAGQGGHIILNGSVHQQRLTRVTDGVTVRASGGLFQSDQLYDDAALEILSGATLELPAPDADSPGPLGYLPSTAERLVIDAGTLRLTGDFASDRGFTIGAGGATIEAANGATVQLAHSANPDQTIASAAGGDLTLGGLGNGVLDKSLNGTGGLIKTGTGIWTITHDANHTGPTTIHSGQLIVEAVITDSTIEVTPDGTLGGSGQVAEANVSGTLSPGSSPGTLSADNVTLHASATLLIELGETNSDLLNVINTLTIEAGAVLEVILEDGFTPEDQTHVVAIAGEILGDFGPTATTAAGRPFYILQHPSQISLRPAASGDTNLDGRVDLVDLSVLAGNFDGPAGWEEGDFNADGVADLIDLSLLAGTFGYALDDLVPAPATLPIMIGLTLIAGRRSG; translated from the coding sequence ATGGATAGAACCATCCGGACAACGGCCTGCGCCCTGCTCTTCTCTGTCGCCACACCGGCCCTGGCCTCGCCGCCGAGCGGATACAGGCTGCTCTACGCCGATGAGTTCAACGGCTCCACGCTCGACACCCTCAAGTGGGACTACAACTACCCGACTCATTTCCCGCTCAGTGGCCAAGCTCATAACCACAACGCCTACATGGTGCCCGAGCACGTGTCGGTGAGTAACGGCTCGGTCCACCTTCTCGCTACCCAGGGCACGCCGGCCGAAGCACCCAACCGCGTCCAACAAGGCGGGGTCTGGCGCGATCTGGACTTCACCTCCGGCGCCATCAATACCAGCGAGACACTCCTCTTCCAGTACGGGTACATCGAGGCCCGGATGAAGATGTCCGACGCCATCGGCACCTGGCCAGCCTTCTGGACTCTGCAGACCGACGGCTGGCCACCCGAGATCGACATCATGGAGTACCCGATCAGCTCTGAGGACGAAACAAATCGCTACTACCGCACCTATCACTACGGCGAGGACTGGCGCGACCACCGGTCGGCCGGCGGGTACTGGCACAACCACACCCAGAGCCTCGCCGACGATTACCACACCTACGCAGTCCAGTGGACACCCAGCCAGCTCAAGTTCTACTTCGACGGCGTTCAAATAGGCGGTGCCATCAACAACAACGGGGGCATCCTCAACTATCTCGACGGCCCGAACTATCTGATCCTCAATCAGGCCGTCGGAGGCTGGCCGGTCTACCCGCCCAGTTGGCCAACCCAGGGTGCCACCTTCAGCATCGACTGGGTCCGTGTCTGGCAAACCGCCGTCGATCGCGATTCACAACTCGCGGCCACCGACGCCCATGGCCACACCTCGTGGGGCGACGAAGCGATGTGGTCCAACGGCGTACCCAATCAGGCACAGCACGGCGCGCACCTCCGCGACCTCAGCCAAGACCACGTGACACTGGACTGGTCCAACGTCCGAACAATCGGCCAACTCGACCTGCAAGCCGACACCTCCTACACGCTCGGTGACGGCGACGAAAGCCTGATTCTTGCGATGAGCACGGCCTCGCAGTGGGCGAGCATCACAGCCCAGCCCGGCAACGGGACACACGTGCTCAACACAAGGATCGAGGCATGGTCGAACCTGGTGATCCGCAGCACTCAGTCCAACCCACTTACGATCAACGGCGCAATCACCAGCCTCGCCCAGCCGACCACTGGCGGACAGCTCGAGTTTGCCGGTCAGGGCGGGCACATCATCCTCAACGGCAGCGTCCACCAGCAAAGATTGACCCGCGTCACCGACGGCGTGACCGTCAGAGCCAGCGGCGGGCTGTTCCAGTCCGACCAACTCTATGATGACGCTGCCCTGGAGATCCTCAGCGGGGCAACCCTGGAACTCCCCGCACCCGATGCCGACAGCCCAGGCCCGCTCGGCTACCTGCCCTCGACGGCCGAGCGACTGGTCATCGACGCTGGGACACTCCGACTGACCGGAGACTTCGCCTCCGACCGCGGCTTCACCATCGGCGCAGGCGGTGCAACCATCGAAGCCGCGAACGGGGCAACGGTACAGCTCGCGCACTCCGCCAATCCCGATCAGACGATCGCTTCCGCAGCCGGCGGGGACCTCACGCTTGGCGGGCTTGGAAACGGTGTTCTCGACAAATCGCTCAACGGAACCGGAGGCTTGATCAAGACCGGTACCGGCATCTGGACCATCACCCACGACGCCAACCACACCGGACCAACCACCATCCACAGCGGACAGCTCATCGTGGAGGCAGTCATCACAGACTCCACCATCGAGGTCACGCCCGATGGCACACTTGGAGGCTCGGGGCAGGTGGCTGAAGCGAACGTCAGCGGCACGCTCAGCCCTGGCTCCAGCCCTGGCACGCTATCTGCCGACAACGTCACGCTTCACGCCAGCGCCACGCTCTTGATCGAACTGGGCGAGACAAACAGCGACCTGCTCAACGTGATCAACACACTGACGATCGAAGCCGGGGCCGTGCTCGAGGTGATCCTTGAGGATGGTTTCACTCCGGAGGATCAGACCCACGTCGTCGCAATCGCCGGGGAGATCCTCGGCGACTTCGGCCCGACGGCGACAACGGCTGCCGGTCGACCGTTCTATATCCTCCAGCACCCCAGCCAGATCAGCCTGCGACCCGCTGCTTCTGGCGACACCAACCTCGATGGCAGAGTGGACCTCGTGGACCTCTCGGTCCTCGCAGGAAACTTCGACGGCCCCGCCGGGTGGGAAGAAGGCGATTTCAACGCCGACGGCGTCGCCGACCTCATCGACCTCTCACTGCTGGCGGGGACTTTCGGGTACGCCCTCGACGACCTCGTCCCGGCGCCAGCAACCCTGCCGATCATGATCGGTCTCACCCTGATCGCCGGACGCCGGTCCGGTTGA
- the hemB gene encoding porphobilinogen synthase, producing the protein MALNHPSNGLQRRLRRLRRGSSVRALVADVTLQKKNFVHPIFVGALAERRSVPSLPGVWQWPVEQAIGEVQRLAELGLGGFLFFGVTDESKKDAGGHHAEDPDSAVLRTLSGVRAARVDAVLIADLCLCEYTDHGHCGPLLPAADGGGHDSWVVDNDAALERLGTVAVAQAKAGADVVAPSGMMDGQVGAIRRALDAGGYVQTAILSYAVKYASALYGPFRDAGGGAMSFGDRRGYQMDPARTREWRSELELDLAEGADMVMVKPAGHYLDIVAKVRGACDVPVAAYHVSGEYAMVEAAAEKGWIDRRASHLEIATGIRRAGADLIVTYAAEDLARWLS; encoded by the coding sequence ATGGCCCTAAACCACCCCTCAAACGGCCTCCAACGGCGTCTTCGACGCCTCCGGCGTGGCTCATCGGTGCGCGCGCTGGTGGCCGATGTGACGCTGCAGAAAAAGAACTTTGTTCATCCGATTTTCGTTGGCGCGTTGGCGGAGCGGCGATCGGTGCCCTCGCTGCCTGGTGTTTGGCAGTGGCCGGTTGAGCAAGCCATCGGCGAGGTCCAGCGGCTCGCCGAGCTGGGTCTGGGCGGCTTTCTGTTTTTTGGGGTGACTGATGAGTCGAAGAAGGATGCGGGGGGGCACCACGCTGAGGACCCAGATTCGGCGGTGCTGCGGACGCTGAGCGGGGTGCGGGCGGCGAGGGTGGACGCGGTGCTGATTGCGGACCTGTGTCTGTGTGAATACACCGATCATGGCCACTGCGGGCCGCTGCTTCCGGCTGCGGATGGGGGCGGGCATGATTCGTGGGTCGTGGATAATGATGCGGCGTTGGAGCGTTTGGGGACTGTCGCTGTGGCTCAGGCGAAGGCTGGTGCGGATGTGGTGGCGCCGTCGGGGATGATGGATGGTCAGGTGGGTGCGATCCGGCGGGCGCTTGATGCTGGCGGGTATGTGCAGACCGCCATCCTGAGTTACGCGGTCAAATACGCTTCGGCTCTTTATGGGCCGTTTCGTGACGCTGGTGGGGGGGCGATGAGCTTTGGCGACCGGCGGGGGTATCAGATGGACCCGGCTCGTACCCGAGAGTGGCGGAGCGAACTGGAACTCGATCTCGCTGAGGGGGCTGACATGGTGATGGTCAAGCCGGCGGGGCACTATCTGGATATCGTGGCGAAGGTGCGAGGGGCGTGCGACGTTCCCGTGGCGGCGTATCACGTCTCGGGCGAGTACGCCATGGTCGAGGCGGCGGCGGAGAAGGGGTGGATTGATCGTCGGGCGTCTCACCTGGAGATCGCCACGGGGATTCGTAGGGCGGGTGCGGACCTGATCGTGACTTACGCTGCTGAGGACCTTGCCCGGTGGCTGAGCTAG
- a CDS encoding prepilin-type N-terminal cleavage/methylation domain-containing protein gives MFRTAHTAYQKQPKGFTLIELLVVISIIALLIGILLPALGAARRTARQMQSNANVRSIHTSMVTFAQGNGERFPGLDTRGRIIPADNTQWRVGPPAGTNPNANAESGGHPGTRYIFLLQGGQLSGEIIISPADTKTTWTESNNSSNPDGISDANFSYAMLRLQANDVRGTAGDAAGSALPKYGRIANEWRDTINTEAPVISDRNTGTGVWGTGDQGTTGTGLVKSINTTEAGDWRGSVGWNDNHVTSETTHVLRTKWVNGTSMVFTVNNNQIANDNLFSDQEIGGATGDTPAPRAAGTSAGGSGGTGTSNAPPGTSAQAAMVYDTHDDYFNHGSNTGNGT, from the coding sequence ATGTTTCGTACCGCACACACTGCTTATCAGAAGCAACCCAAGGGCTTTACGCTCATCGAACTGCTCGTGGTGATCTCGATCATCGCGCTGCTCATCGGCATCCTGCTGCCCGCCCTTGGCGCCGCACGCCGGACCGCGCGTCAGATGCAGTCCAATGCCAACGTCCGCTCCATCCACACCTCCATGGTGACCTTCGCCCAAGGCAACGGCGAGCGCTTCCCCGGCCTCGACACCCGTGGCCGGATCATCCCCGCTGACAACACGCAATGGCGCGTGGGTCCGCCCGCTGGCACCAACCCCAATGCCAATGCCGAGTCCGGCGGACACCCCGGCACCCGCTACATCTTCCTGCTTCAGGGCGGGCAACTCTCCGGCGAGATCATCATCAGCCCCGCCGACACCAAAACCACCTGGACTGAGTCCAACAACTCAAGTAATCCCGACGGCATCTCGGATGCCAACTTCTCCTACGCGATGCTCCGGCTGCAAGCCAACGATGTCCGCGGCACCGCAGGTGACGCGGCAGGCTCGGCCCTCCCCAAGTACGGCCGGATCGCAAACGAGTGGCGTGACACGATCAACACCGAGGCCCCGGTGATCTCCGACCGCAACACCGGCACAGGCGTCTGGGGCACGGGTGACCAGGGCACCACAGGCACCGGCCTGGTCAAGTCCATCAACACCACCGAGGCCGGCGACTGGCGCGGATCGGTCGGCTGGAATGACAATCACGTGACCTCCGAAACCACCCACGTCCTGCGGACCAAGTGGGTCAACGGCACCAGCATGGTGTTCACCGTGAACAACAACCAGATCGCCAACGACAACCTGTTCTCTGATCAGGAGATCGGTGGCGCAACAGGCGACACCCCCGCACCCCGTGCGGCTGGAACAAGCGCCGGTGGCAGCGGCGGGACCGGCACGTCCAACGCCCCTCCAGGAACCTCAGCCCAGGCCGCCATGGTCTACGACACCCATGATGATTACTTCAATCATGGCAGCAACACCGGCAATGGCACCTGA
- the guaB gene encoding IMP dehydrogenase, with amino-acid sequence MEGKILYDGLTFDDLLLIPQPSDVIPAQTDTATRLTRNIRLNIPVVSAPMDTVTEAALAIALAQAGGIGIIHKNLSAENQVREVTKVKRSANGVITDPVTLPPDAPASEVKRLMHEQNISGVPITLDGTTNGRVVGIITRRDMMFLDDPAKPIHEVMSKDRLVTAPPTTTLGQAEAILNKNKVEKLLLVDDQMNLTGLITMRDIAKMEQFPMACRDDRGRLRVGAAVGVHQLDRAAALIDAEVDVLIVDSAHGHSRNVIETVKAIKARHTIDVIAGNIATTDGAADLIQAGADGIKVGIGPGSICTTRVVTGVGMPQLTAIFSAVKAAEPAGVPVIADGGVRHSGDITKAIAAGASAVMLGSLFAGLDESPGELVIHMGRRFKTYRGMGSQGAMLAGSADRYQQSGTHKPDKLVPEGVEGRVPYRGSLADFVYQLVGGVRAGMGYCGAQTIDDLREKARFVRVSSASLVESHPHDITITRESPNYTAEIYSSD; translated from the coding sequence ATGGAAGGCAAAATCCTCTACGACGGCCTGACCTTTGACGATCTGCTGCTGATCCCTCAGCCCAGCGACGTCATCCCCGCACAAACCGACACCGCGACCCGGCTCACCCGGAACATCCGGCTCAACATCCCGGTGGTCTCCGCGCCCATGGATACCGTCACCGAGGCCGCCCTGGCGATCGCGCTGGCTCAGGCCGGCGGAATCGGGATCATCCACAAGAACCTCTCCGCAGAGAATCAGGTCCGCGAGGTCACGAAGGTCAAGCGTTCGGCGAATGGCGTGATCACCGACCCCGTGACGCTCCCGCCAGATGCTCCGGCCTCCGAAGTTAAGAGGCTGATGCACGAGCAGAACATCTCCGGCGTGCCGATCACCCTCGACGGCACCACCAACGGACGCGTCGTCGGGATCATCACCCGCCGGGACATGATGTTTCTCGATGATCCGGCCAAGCCGATCCACGAGGTGATGAGCAAGGACCGGCTGGTCACCGCCCCGCCGACGACGACGCTCGGTCAGGCCGAAGCGATCCTGAACAAGAACAAGGTCGAGAAACTGCTGCTGGTCGATGACCAGATGAATCTCACCGGTCTCATCACCATGCGTGACATCGCCAAGATGGAGCAGTTCCCCATGGCGTGCCGGGACGATCGCGGGCGGCTACGCGTCGGGGCGGCCGTCGGCGTGCACCAGCTTGACCGCGCCGCGGCACTGATCGATGCGGAAGTCGATGTCCTGATCGTCGATTCGGCACACGGGCACTCGCGGAACGTCATCGAGACCGTCAAAGCGATCAAGGCACGACACACCATCGACGTGATCGCCGGCAACATCGCGACGACCGATGGGGCCGCTGACCTGATCCAAGCGGGTGCTGATGGGATCAAGGTCGGTATCGGCCCTGGATCGATCTGCACCACGCGCGTGGTCACCGGCGTCGGGATGCCGCAGCTAACGGCGATCTTCTCGGCGGTCAAGGCCGCGGAGCCCGCAGGCGTGCCGGTCATCGCCGATGGCGGGGTCCGCCACTCGGGTGATATCACCAAGGCGATTGCCGCAGGCGCCTCTGCCGTGATGCTCGGATCACTCTTCGCAGGCCTGGATGAGTCGCCGGGGGAGCTGGTGATTCACATGGGTCGGCGCTTCAAGACCTACCGCGGGATGGGCTCGCAGGGCGCGATGCTCGCGGGCTCCGCAGACCGGTATCAGCAGTCCGGCACGCATAAGCCTGACAAGCTCGTGCCCGAGGGCGTGGAGGGCCGAGTGCCCTATCGCGGGTCGCTGGCCGATTTCGTCTATCAGCTCGTTGGCGGGGTCCGTGCCGGCATGGGCTACTGCGGGGCCCAGACCATCGACGACCTCCGCGAGAAGGCCCGTTTCGTCAGGGTCTCCTCCGCGTCGCTGGTCGAATCCCACCCCCACGACATCACCATCACCCGCGAGTCGCCCAACTACACCGCAGAAATCTACAGCAGCGACTGA
- a CDS encoding tyrosine-type recombinase/integrase, with protein MASISNDPNGSRRILFTDAKGVRRTLRLGKVSKRHAQATKVRVEDLVSSQLTGHNPSDDTSRWLSGIDDRLHSRLAAVGLIEGRESIALGQFLETYIAGRKDVEPTTRATYRRAQKHLLAFFDNDRPLRSITSADAEAFSIALRTEQKLAENTARRMVGRCRQFFQAACRRKLIDENPFEGLKATVQGNPERLRFISRTDAQKVLDACPNAEWRLLFALGRYGGLRIPSEIQELRWGDVDWDRMRIRITSPKTRKQGKGARELPIFPELVPYLREAFDAAPEGAEYLIPSYIGSNKNPGTHLARIIDKAGVTPWPKLWHNLRSTRQTELMQDHPAHVVAHWLGNTVAVAVKHYAQITDEHYDKAAQNPTQKMSATSRNDKKADSTQKSTESGTSGDCGIYQPVSVDFETDEILKNGPDRT; from the coding sequence ATGGCCAGCATCTCTAACGATCCCAACGGCAGCCGCAGGATCCTGTTCACCGACGCCAAGGGCGTCCGCCGGACCCTTCGCCTCGGCAAGGTCAGCAAACGGCACGCCCAAGCGACCAAGGTCCGAGTCGAGGACCTCGTCAGCAGCCAGCTCACGGGCCACAACCCGTCGGACGACACCAGCCGGTGGCTCAGCGGGATCGACGATCGCCTCCATAGTCGGCTGGCCGCGGTCGGCCTCATCGAGGGACGCGAGTCGATCGCCCTGGGGCAATTTCTCGAGACCTACATCGCCGGGCGCAAAGACGTTGAGCCGACCACCAGGGCGACCTACCGACGCGCCCAGAAGCATCTTCTGGCGTTCTTCGACAACGACCGACCGCTCCGATCGATCACCTCGGCAGACGCGGAGGCGTTCTCGATCGCCCTGCGGACCGAGCAGAAGCTCGCGGAGAACACCGCGAGGCGGATGGTGGGGCGGTGCCGGCAGTTCTTCCAGGCCGCTTGCCGGCGGAAGCTGATCGACGAGAACCCCTTCGAAGGGCTCAAGGCGACCGTGCAGGGCAACCCCGAGCGACTCCGCTTCATCAGCCGCACCGATGCCCAGAAGGTGCTGGACGCCTGCCCGAACGCGGAGTGGCGGCTGCTCTTCGCCCTCGGTCGCTATGGCGGCCTCCGCATCCCCTCGGAGATTCAGGAGCTCCGCTGGGGTGATGTTGACTGGGACCGCATGCGGATCCGGATCACCAGCCCCAAGACCCGCAAGCAGGGCAAGGGAGCGCGCGAACTCCCGATCTTCCCCGAACTCGTGCCCTACCTGCGCGAGGCGTTCGACGCTGCACCGGAAGGAGCCGAGTACCTGATCCCAAGCTACATCGGTTCCAACAAGAACCCAGGGACGCACCTGGCCCGGATCATCGACAAGGCCGGGGTGACGCCCTGGCCCAAGCTCTGGCACAACCTGCGGAGCACGCGGCAGACCGAGCTGATGCAGGACCACCCCGCTCACGTGGTCGCCCACTGGCTCGGGAATACGGTGGCGGTCGCCGTCAAGCATTACGCCCAGATCACAGACGAGCACTACGACAAGGCGGCGCAAAATCCGACGCAGAAGATGTCCGCAACGAGCAGAAACGACAAGAAAGCTGATTCTACTCAGAAATCGACAGAATCCGGAACTTCAGGTGATTGCGGGATTTATCAACCAGTTTCGGTTGATTTCGAGACGGATGAAATCCTCAAAAATGGGCCCGACAGGACTTGA
- a CDS encoding phage/plasmid primase, P4 family → MTESLVLGQHDPGSGRVVLSTKQTRPTAEAYVKEFYQHEEDRTLHHYKGMFLAWREGRYVQIEDEAIRHHLQEWLAEAVRPVVDKATKEMSTEPFQSNPATVKQALDSIRDYVYLDDKIELGQWLEGEPPFPVEEVLACQTQLLHLPTGRSVGATPRYFSMNALTFDPDPEETMPESWLHFMMQLFGDDEESMHLLQEYMGYCLTADTRQQKMLMIVGPPRSGKGTIGRVLAELVGKSNVCAPTASSLVGQFGLQTLIGKSLAMVSDARFAGRDIKVLIERLLSITGEDPIDVDIKFQKPVTLKLSTRFVILTNEVPRLPDASDALARRLLVLQLSNSFVGHEDRRLTDKLKAELPGILNWAIEGYRRLHERGHFVEPAVSRDLVQEIEDLASPVRAFVRQRVRIDAGSRAYANALFDEFVRFCTAEGMSHHLSKSVFGRDLRAVVPGITRRRDNHGYFYEGIELKTELFGSAHEAA, encoded by the coding sequence ATGACTGAGAGTCTTGTTCTCGGTCAGCACGATCCAGGGTCCGGGCGGGTGGTCTTGTCCACAAAGCAGACAAGGCCAACGGCTGAAGCCTATGTGAAAGAGTTCTACCAACACGAGGAAGACCGGACGCTTCATCATTACAAGGGGATGTTTCTGGCGTGGCGCGAAGGCCGATACGTCCAGATTGAGGACGAGGCGATCCGGCATCACCTACAGGAGTGGTTGGCCGAGGCGGTGAGGCCCGTGGTCGATAAGGCGACCAAGGAGATGTCAACCGAACCCTTTCAGTCTAACCCCGCCACAGTTAAGCAGGCCCTCGACTCGATACGCGACTACGTCTACCTCGACGACAAGATCGAGCTTGGCCAGTGGCTCGAGGGTGAGCCCCCGTTCCCGGTCGAAGAGGTTCTTGCCTGTCAGACCCAACTCTTACACTTGCCTACAGGCCGTAGCGTTGGGGCCACACCTCGGTACTTCTCCATGAACGCGCTCACCTTTGACCCTGATCCTGAAGAAACGATGCCCGAGTCGTGGCTGCACTTCATGATGCAGCTCTTCGGCGATGATGAAGAGTCGATGCATCTGCTCCAGGAGTACATGGGGTACTGCCTGACGGCGGACACGCGTCAGCAGAAGATGCTGATGATCGTTGGACCGCCGCGGTCCGGGAAAGGGACCATCGGCAGGGTTCTAGCCGAGCTCGTCGGTAAGTCGAACGTGTGCGCCCCAACAGCCAGCAGCCTGGTGGGTCAGTTCGGGCTACAGACGCTGATTGGAAAAAGTCTCGCGATGGTCTCAGATGCACGCTTCGCTGGCAGGGACATCAAGGTGCTCATCGAACGGCTGCTGAGCATCACTGGCGAGGATCCGATTGATGTGGACATTAAGTTTCAGAAGCCGGTTACGCTGAAGCTGTCTACCCGTTTCGTCATTCTGACCAACGAGGTTCCACGGTTACCCGACGCCAGTGATGCTCTTGCTCGTCGGCTACTCGTGCTCCAGCTGAGCAACTCTTTTGTAGGCCATGAAGACCGCCGGCTGACGGATAAGCTCAAGGCGGAGCTACCCGGCATCCTGAACTGGGCGATTGAGGGCTATCGAAGGCTTCATGAGCGTGGCCACTTTGTCGAGCCGGCAGTAAGCCGAGACCTCGTTCAGGAGATCGAGGATCTGGCGTCGCCGGTGAGGGCCTTTGTTCGTCAGCGAGTCCGGATTGATGCCGGTTCACGGGCCTATGCCAACGCTCTTTTCGATGAGTTTGTCCGGTTCTGTACAGCTGAAGGCATGTCTCACCACCTCAGTAAATCCGTTTTTGGGCGGGACCTGCGTGCCGTGGTGCCTGGCATCACGAGGCGTAGGGACAACCACGGCTACTTCTATGAGGGCATAGAGTTGAAGACCGAACTGTTTGGAAGTGCGCATGAGGCGGCGTAG
- a CDS encoding helix-turn-helix domain-containing protein: METDRTPLPPRLLTYKEAGAYLGLTDRTIWQLVHEGHLTAVRIGGSVRIDPADLKDFIQRNKNRQGGTRHG; the protein is encoded by the coding sequence ATGGAGACTGACCGCACCCCGCTGCCACCCCGGCTGCTGACCTACAAGGAAGCCGGAGCCTACCTTGGCCTAACGGATCGGACCATCTGGCAGCTGGTGCACGAGGGTCATCTCACTGCCGTGCGTATCGGCGGCTCGGTCCGCATCGACCCCGCGGACCTCAAAGATTTCATCCAGCGAAATAAGAATCGGCAAGGGGGGACGCGTCATGGATAA